In one Corallococcus sp. EGB genomic region, the following are encoded:
- a CDS encoding tRNA (5-methylaminomethyl-2-thiouridine)(34)-methyltransferase MnmD, whose protein sequence is MSEPSHPRDGDFELVTLRNGHRAVRHLGHGEVMHPAVGPWQEALRLYVDQPGLADRLRQPGPPLVIHDVGLGAATNAVAALTRARELGPERARELHIVSFEVDLAPLRLALADAEGFPFLQPFRAAAESLMKHGAWSEPGIQWTLKLGDAVPFLEEDLPPADLVFFDPFSPASNPDMWTEGVLARVRRHCREDGEGALLMTYSAATPTRVTLLLAGFYVGAGVSTGTKGETTVASTRYEPLTAPLGTRWLERWERSSSRAPHGGTLTPEVERRLRTHPQWR, encoded by the coding sequence ATGTCCGAGCCCTCCCATCCGCGCGACGGCGACTTCGAACTCGTCACCCTGCGCAACGGCCACCGCGCCGTGCGCCACCTGGGCCACGGCGAGGTCATGCACCCCGCGGTGGGCCCCTGGCAGGAGGCCCTGCGCCTCTATGTGGATCAACCCGGCCTCGCGGACCGCCTGCGTCAGCCCGGCCCGCCGCTCGTCATCCACGACGTGGGCCTGGGCGCCGCCACCAACGCCGTCGCCGCGCTCACCCGCGCCCGCGAGCTGGGCCCGGAGCGCGCGCGCGAGCTGCACATCGTCAGCTTCGAGGTGGACCTGGCCCCCTTGCGCCTCGCGCTCGCGGACGCGGAGGGCTTCCCCTTCCTCCAGCCGTTCCGCGCCGCCGCGGAGAGCCTCATGAAGCACGGCGCCTGGTCCGAGCCCGGCATCCAGTGGACCCTCAAGCTGGGGGACGCGGTGCCCTTCCTGGAGGAGGACCTGCCCCCCGCGGACCTCGTCTTCTTCGACCCGTTCTCACCCGCGTCCAACCCGGACATGTGGACCGAAGGGGTGCTCGCCCGGGTGCGCCGGCACTGCCGCGAGGACGGGGAGGGCGCCCTGCTGATGACCTACAGCGCGGCCACGCCCACCCGCGTCACGCTGCTGCTCGCGGGGTTCTACGTGGGCGCCGGCGTGTCCACCGGCACCAAGGGGGAGACCACCGTGGCCTCGACCCGCTACGAACCCCTCACCGCCCCGCTGGGGACCCGGTGGCTGGAGCGCTGGGAGCGCTCGTCCTCCCGGGCCCCGCATGGGGGCACCCTCACGCCTGAGGTCGAGCGTCGCCTCCGGACCCATCCTCAGTGGCGCTGA
- a CDS encoding DUF2378 family protein: MNPEKLVFAQTVEALFVRALENRLTPACREHLKRAGLDLDRKLERAYTLDQWREFLRIAAGHVYGGVPAEAAYYSLGERFMDAYFGTFFGRALLGVGRLAGPRRMLLRADLGFRAGNNFSEVKIVERGATSLELWMNDVLADQPTFAAGLLARAVALCGGWRVVALPEEFDGTAATFHLRWSEAPAEGGLSATEDGSGGDARPQA, translated from the coding sequence ATGAATCCTGAGAAGCTCGTCTTCGCCCAGACCGTCGAAGCGCTCTTTGTCCGGGCGCTGGAGAACCGCCTGACGCCCGCGTGCCGCGAGCACCTGAAGCGGGCGGGGCTGGACCTCGACCGCAAGCTGGAGCGCGCCTACACCCTGGACCAGTGGCGGGAGTTCCTGCGCATCGCGGCCGGCCACGTCTACGGCGGTGTGCCCGCGGAGGCGGCGTACTACTCCCTCGGCGAGCGCTTCATGGACGCCTACTTCGGCACCTTCTTCGGCCGCGCGCTGCTGGGCGTGGGCCGGCTGGCGGGCCCCCGGAGGATGCTGCTGCGGGCGGACCTCGGCTTTCGCGCCGGCAACAACTTCAGTGAAGTCAAAATCGTGGAGCGCGGCGCGACGTCGCTGGAGCTGTGGATGAACGACGTGCTGGCGGATCAGCCGACGTTCGCGGCGGGGCTGCTGGCGCGCGCGGTGGCGCTGTGCGGGGGCTGGCGGGTGGTGGCGCTGCCGGAGGAGTTCGACGGCACGGCGGCGACGTTCCACCTGCGCTGGAGCGAGGCCCCCGCGGAAGGGGGGCTCAGCGCCACTGAGGATGGGTCCGGAGGCGACGCTCGACCTCAGGCGTGA